The Nitrospirota bacterium genome includes the window TGCAGAGGCAGGTAAAGACAGAAACCTGCTAATCGGCAAAGCACAGGAGGCAAATTATAAGACCATAGTTGCTGCCGCAATGGCAAATAATCATAAGGTCATAGCCATGTCAGAGCTTGATATAAATCTCTCTAAACAGCTTAATATCCTCATCACACAGATGGGCTTCGATAAAGAAAGGCTTGTAACTGACCCAATGTCCTCTGCACTGGGCTATGGGCTTGAATATACATACTCGGTCATGGAAAGAATCAGACTTGCCGCACTTACACAAAACGATGCCGTAATGCAGCCGCCAATGCTTGCCGATGTCGGCATTTATGTCTGGAAGATAAAAGAGACACAGGCAGAGGAATCAGAGCAGACACTGTGGGGGGCACTCGATGAGAGAGCTATACTCTGGGAGGCTATGACTGCAACATCCTTCCTCATAGCAGGTGCAGAGCTTCTGATAATGAGACACCCTCGTGCTGTAAGTGCAGTCGAGAAATTCATAGATGAGATGTAAATATGAATAAAAAATGTCATAGCGAGAACTGGTGATTATGATATTGCGCCACCTAAAATATCTTGCCTTAATACTCCTATCTGTTTTTTTGCTTTCATCCATCCCTCTTGAGTTAAACCCAAAAAGCATTGCCATAAACCCCTCTACTGATATTTCAGTAATCCCAAACGAGATGTCTGATTCTGTCTCAATCATAGACATGAGCACACAGAAAGTCATCTCGACAATTCCTGTTGGCAAAGCTCCAAAAGGAGTCTCCATAGATAAAGCACTTAATTTGGCAGTCATCGGAAATAGCCATGACAACATAGTCTCCCTCATAGACATGAATACCTATCGGGTAATCGCAGTCATACCAGTTGGCAAATCACCTGAAGGCATTGCAATAGATTCACTTACACACAGGGCATTCGTTGCCAATCATAAAGACA containing:
- a CDS encoding acetyl-CoA decarbonylase/synthase complex subunit delta, whose product is MAFTVPKETYSGKVYSVTIGTGDSQITIGGDNVLPFNGFEGSIPNRPVIAYEIQDVPPSDWPQAVRKPFEGVSSDPVKWAKFCQDTLKAKAIALRLTGTHPDRENRSGEEAAKTVKDVLNVVNLPLIILGSNHAEKDSQVLVSSAEAGKDRNLLIGKAQEANYKTIVAAAMANNHKVIAMSELDINLSKQLNILITQMGFDKERLVTDPMSSALGYGLEYTYSVMERIRLAALTQNDAVMQPPMLADVGIYVWKIKETQAEESEQTLWGALDERAILWEAMTATSFLIAGAELLIMRHPRAVSAVEKFIDEM
- a CDS encoding YncE family protein yields the protein MILRHLKYLALILLSVFLLSSIPLELNPKSIAINPSTDISVIPNEMSDSVSIIDMSTQKVISTIPVGKAPKGVSIDKALNLAVIGNSHDNIVSLIDMNTYRVIAVIPVGKSPEGIAIDSLTHRAFVANHKD